tcagtgaggggttaggtgccttgcaagggcacttcagccgtgcctactggtcggggttcgaaccagcaaccctccggttacaagtctgaagcactaaccagtaggccacagctgccccatacATGATAGATAGCTAGCATAATGAAAAGACCTGCAGATGAAAGTTTAGGTTTATTCCTCCAAGGTCTTACATTGATCAAATAACATCCCCTTCcttacatcataaaacacacacacacacacacacacacacacacacacacacacacacacacacacacacacacacacacaggtatgtcTTCATATGGCACTGCACCGATGTCAGAACTATTCTTTCCTTGATGATCGCACCATGTCTACTTTATTGATTATGGCTACATGTAGCAGGATGCCAATGGCCTGATGTGGTATCAAACAAACTAGTGCAGAAGGGTCAGTGTGCATATGATGTGGCATCAAACACACTCTACCTGTAGTGAAGAAGTGTCAGTGTGCATATGATGAGGGGGTTTGACATAAGCTGCTTTAATGGTGTGTGTAGCTTTGTCTGAGCTTGTTTGGATGTGCATAATGACTCTTACTTGTCCAACTCCAACCAAATCAAAGAACTCATCAGCTCCCAGCTGTAgcagggattagtgtgtgtgtgtgtgcttcacctcactgtgtgttcactgtgtgctgagtgtgtttcactaattgggataaatgcagagaccaaatttccctcacgagatCAAAAGACCATAACCAATCTGCATCACCCACAACCCCACCTGCACTCATAACCAATCTGCATCACCCACAACCCCACCTGCACTCATAACCAATCTGCATCACCCACAACCCCACCTGCATTCATAACCAATCTGCATCACCCATAACCAATCTGCATCACCCACAACCCCACCTGCATTCATAACCAATCTGCATCACCCACAACCCCACCTGCATTCATAACCAATCTGCATCACCCACAACCCCACCTGCATTCATAACCAATCTGCTGAAATGGTGTTTCAAATACCTCAGACTcaccctggacaataaactaATCAACACACTGACATCCATAAACGCTGCCAACAGAGACTGTCTGTTGTCCCCAAACTCAAAGTCCTTTCTGTTGCCCCCCCGTCACCTGCTACTGCTGTACCAGATCATATCCAACCCATTCTACTCTACTGCTCCCCCTGCTGCTTCAATATGCTAACTGCAGCCAATAAAAACAAACTCATGCATCATACGTCACACACATTGGTCTCCCCTCCTCCAACCTATCAGACCTCAACAGTAAGGCCACCAATCACAGAGCACGGAGCGCCTGCACATGAGCCCAGTCCCCCCTCAACCCCTTCTCCACCAATCACAGAGCACCTGCACATGAGCCCAGTCCCCCCTCCACACGGCTCCCATCAGGGGAAGATACAGCAGCGTGATATCACCAGACTCTCTCAGGGGCTACAGTAGAACTACAGCAGCCTGATATCACCAGACTCACTCAGGGGCTACAGTAGAACTACAGCAGCCTGATATCACCAGACTCACTCAGGGGCTACAGAACTACAGCAGCCTGATATCACCAGACTCACTCAGGGGCTACAGTAGAACTACAGCAGCCTGATATCACCAGACTCACTCAGGGGCTTGGCCTCGAAAGAGCTACACTACAGTAGAAGTGTTCTGCCTTCTGCCATAGCATGCCTAAATGAGCTTCCTGGTTgtacctgttgtgtgtgtgtgtgtgtgtgtgtgtgtgtgtgtgtgtgtgtgtgttgctcttctCCCATCTTATTATGTTCCTGCTCTCCTCTAGAATCATCTCACACCATATCAACAGCACACTCAATCTGAGACCACTGACACAAAACCGGCAGAATGAGTCCAAAGATGACATCACACATCAGGATAATGGAATGGGGTGGGTGGCATGGGCAGGTCACCTCAACTAAACAGCCAGATGTGCTATTGTTCAATTATCACTGGACTTAGAGATCTAACACCCTTACAGCCAGATGTGCTATTGTTAAATTATCATTGGACTTAGAGTTAGAGATCTAACACCCTTACAGCCAGATGTGCTATTGTTAAATTATCACTGGACTTAatggagaattccggtgtgatattgacctaaagtgtgttgaaacatgataccgagtgtgaacgtatgtctcatagcccatctcggcttgtcccctgcactccaaaatctggcgctagttagccgatgctaccaacagctttttcaatggtggtgcttcggcatcgggctagccatgcaaataaatcactgttttacaccatttacgaggctcaatgtatctccacacttcattggtagacttccgagggcccttacatttaaaacgagacattgagaactttgaaaaagcactggtagtttacttacaagacgatttatgcagacagtatcttcacgaagtttagcgtttgcagccatcttgaatttagtcacgataagtcgagcgacaagtaagaatgaacaggtatgataagggatcagattccaaaaataattcagtggaaatgcatggattccagttgctgctactggaagaaactggaatccatggtgtaaaacagtgatttatttgcatggctagcccgatgccgaagcaccaccattgaaaaagctgttgatagcatcggctaactagcgccagattttggagtgcaggggacaagccgagatgggctatgagacatacgttcacactcggtatcatgtttcaacacactttaggtcaatatcacaccggaattctcctttaagagttAGAGATCCAACACCCTTACAGACAGTGAATGGTTCCTACCTGCAGgaatgtgatgtcatcagctccCATCTTCTCTTCTATTGCTCTGATTTTGTCTGAAAGAGATGAGATCTCTCTGCTCATCTTCTCAatcttcttcttcatcatctgactcttctgctcctcttcctccctcagtgcAGCTATCCTGGCTGCTTCTTCATCTTGTAGAAACTGGTGAAGCTCCAAAAACACCTTTGTGATCTGCCTCTCTGTGGTCTGGCTTTGAGTCTAAATAAGATTACATGACAAAATCATTAATTCAATTTAACTATAGGCAGATATTTCAGTTATGTTGAAATGATCCTTGACTTTAAATAATTTACTGATAACATAATTAGACAATGATGCTTCTTTATTAGATGATGTTGCATTTCTCACCTTAACATGAGCTGCTGTTTGGTCACAGATGAGTTTGACTTCTTTAAAGGTCTTCATTTTCTTCTGTAGGGGCTGCAGTTTGATCTTGAGCTCTTCCTGGAAAGAATGAACAACACTACTTTAGACTTGCCTACACCACACTAGGCACTGCTTCATTTGAGTCTGGGAGTGggggtggtgtgtatgtgtgtgtgtgtgtgtggggggggggtatatgcaGATACTGGATATTGCATAGTTGAGAGACATGGAATCAACATGGGGCTACCACAAAGTGTACTCTAGTGTAGATAAAGTAGACACTGTACGATGTAACATGGAGGCTGCCACTAAGTGTACTCTAGATGAAGTAGATACTGTATGATGTAACATGGGGGCTACCACTAAGTGTACTCTAGATGAAGTAGATACTGATGGAACATGTAGGCTACCACTAAGTGTGCTCTAGATGAAGTAGATACTGATGTAACATGGAGGCTACCACTAAGTGTACTCTAGATGATACTGCATGATGTAACATGGAGGCTATCACTAAGTGTACTCTAGATGAGATACTGCACAAGTGAAGAGACCCATAACAAAGATATTGGCAGAGGATAAATGGAGAAATTTACATATTTTCCTATAAAATGTTGGTACACAATTTCACTATtaaaccatcatcatcattttgTTGGTAAGGACTATGACTATAAGAGACATTGGGAGTAGAAGTGGTGATTTGGTGGGATTTGAGGGCTTCCTTAAGTTTGCTGCTGTATTCTCAGTGAgagttagcctgggtgttcccatgctgccttgcgcgcgatctgattcacgctgctaaggcagcctggagaccatggagcaaattttcgcctgagatagggaaccaatcacagaacaggggggaaagcaagacgatgatgagctatgcacagacgcatttgatagacatccgtggcacccaataaacggatctgggcattttttttcaaatacgagaaaatgaacgtttggttcccagaccacgcgtctcattgagaagtggtggcgctagccaggctagcggAGAGTGGGAGTGTTGATCATGGAGGAACCAGCGCGGTAATGCCCACAACCCCCAACACACAAAAGAGCAGACGCCGCCATCTACTGTTATATTAAAGGAACTGCAGTACCTACCTCCTGCCATCCACACTGGATATAGGCTCACTGTATTACTTTATGTCCAGGGTAAAGAGATCAAGATTTGTTGTTGTTAATCTAGAGTACTACAGTACAGTATCATATATCAGAGTAAGATCCTTACCTTACGGTCAAGTGCTGCTTCATCTATTGGGCTGAAGTTGTGATTTTTATGTTTCTTAGAGTCtcgacacaccacacacacaggctgtttaTCCTCCAGACAGAAGAGCTTGAGTTTCTCACTGTGCAGACTGCAGAGCACCTCAGACCCTGCTGAAGCTCTCTGACTTCCCTCCTGTAAGAAGGTCTCACACAGGTTCCTTAACGCCATGTTAGTAGGATATAAATCCTTTGAGCACTTCCTCCTGCAGTAGGGACATTCTCTGTGTCCTTTACTCTCCCAGAACTGCTGCAAACAGGCTTTACACACACTGTGAGCACAGGATAAAATGACGGGATCCTTGAAGAtatcacagcacacagcacaagtGAGATCCTCTTCAAGTTTAGAAGCCATTTTGTCTCTACACCAAACTGTCTCCTCT
The sequence above is a segment of the Alosa sapidissima isolate fAloSap1 chromosome 2, fAloSap1.pri, whole genome shotgun sequence genome. Coding sequences within it:
- the LOC121693097 gene encoding zinc-binding protein A33-like; protein product: MASKLEEDLTCAVCCDIFKDPVILSCAHSVCKACLQQFWESKGHRECPYCRRKCSKDLYPTNMALRNLCETFLQEGSQRASAGSEVLCSLHSEKLKLFCLEDKQPVCVVCRDSKKHKNHNFSPIDEAALDRKEELKIKLQPLQKKMKTFKEVKLICDQTAAHVKTQSQTTERQITKVFLELHQFLQDEEAARIAALREEEEQKSQMMKKKIEKMSREISSLSDKIRAIEEKMGADDITFLQNYKSTVERAQCTLQDPERVSGALINVAKHLGNLKFRVWEKMQETVQYTPVTLDPNTAHQQLHLSEDLTSVRRGDERRQLPDNPERFDWAASVLGSEGFNSGTHCWDVEVGENTRWSVGVMTESLQRKGDFTSMSGRWFVWYNDGKYGARAAPQPSTPLTVKQQKLQRIRVQLDWDRGELSFSDPDNNTHLHTLTHTFTERVFPYFNGGRVSPLSIVAVKASVSVEQPS